DNA sequence from the Leptospirillum ferrooxidans C2-3 genome:
AGATCGGTTCATAGGCGAGGAAAAGGGCTGTATAGACGCCATCTTCACGAAGCAGGTTCGCCCTGTCGGCAACCGGTTGCAACTGGGTTTTGATGACATCGAATGCCCTTCCGGATTTTCTGTCTGCGCTGGATTCTCCAAAACAGATGATTGGCATCAGACCGGCCCTCAGACAGAGGTCTGTCTTGTCGCAAACATCCTCATCGGTTTCTCCAAAAAACCGTCTGCGCTCTGAATGTCCCAGTATGACCCCGCTGACTCCGATATCCAGAAGATTGGGAACGCCGATCTCCCCTGTAAAGGCACCGGACGTTCTTGTTGAGACGTCCTGTGCTACAACCCGGATAGGGAGTTCTTTTTCCCGGATCGACCTGACAAGATGATCGAGGTAGACGCTGGAAGGAGCGAGGGCGATTTCGATCCCCGCTTCTTCCAGTGCCGGCCAGATAGGGGAAGCTGACAGGACATCAAGGTAGTCGTTGATCTGGGCCCGAGTCATGTTCATTTTCCAGTTTGCGACAAGAAGCATTTCAACTCCTTATGTTGTATTTCTTTTTAGGGTGGGTTCATTGGTTAAAAAAGCTTGACATCGAACGAGCTCGTGAATTTGACCGGATGATCGGAAATATCCAGGACCATGCTGTATTGTCCTTCTTTTGTAATGGAAATTCCGGTAAACTTGATTAGGTTTGGAACACGTCCCGGGGCAAACTGGATCTGGCCGTTCAGGACGGGAGCTGCCATTCTTCCTGTATCCAGATGCTCAATTCTGGCCTGAAACGTTCGGGTCTCGGTAAGATCTGTATCGAGAAGCTGAAAAAATGTCAGGGAAGGAATGGAAAGAGGAAGTCCTCTGACTCCGATGATCGGAATCGGGTTTGCCGGATTCGGGGTATAAAGACCAATCAGTATGAGTTTGTTGGTGTTTTCGATGCGGATGTCATCGCACATGAGGGTACAGACTTCGTTGATAAACATGAATGGGAATCCTGTTTTTGGCGGTAAGGCTCTCCGCTTGGTTTGTGTTCCGGTGACAGATTCCTCCGGTGTTTTGAATTTCTTCATCATATCTGATTTTTCATTGGATTCCTTCCCCCTTCTCCATGGAATCAGATGAATCCTCCCCTAAAATGTTTTGAAAAAAGTGGATTGATTGACTTTGATTCCCCTTTTTCGATACAACAACC
Encoded proteins:
- the tpiA gene encoding triose-phosphate isomerase; translated protein: MLLVANWKMNMTRAQINDYLDVLSASPIWPALEEAGIEIALAPSSVYLDHLVRSIREKELPIRVVAQDVSTRTSGAFTGEIGVPNLLDIGVSGVILGHSERRRFFGETDEDVCDKTDLCLRAGLMPIICFGESSADRKSGRAFDVIKTQLQPVADRANLLREDGVYTALFLAYEPIWAIGSGIVAGATDVCEVTAFGFDGFTWPERPKFLYGGSITSDNIVEISACDKLSGFLVGSSWLDPKSLLHSAQKIASVIKEGSLSKRAH
- a CDS encoding DUF6941 family protein; amino-acid sequence: MFINEVCTLMCDDIRIENTNKLILIGLYTPNPANPIPIIGVRGLPLSIPSLTFFQLLDTDLTETRTFQARIEHLDTGRMAAPVLNGQIQFAPGRVPNLIKFTGISITKEGQYSMVLDISDHPVKFTSSFDVKLF